In Amphiura filiformis chromosome 2, Afil_fr2py, whole genome shotgun sequence, one DNA window encodes the following:
- the LOC140172641 gene encoding uncharacterized protein, translated as MPLIQKYLYQETQRVCYDSPGQLRIKNKEDKSPGEMFTNIQLLEVTRLVGHDVTSCQEFDAVNDCNGKLRRIKSKIKYREDEQDCYGIIEICALINDKDPICIVQKMAEVDSTSDFPHFTITDEQLAISTSMILGCPCFVHKCTTFCTVRPLYHDLINSNIMILNTYYLGN; from the exons ATGCCGCTGATACAAAAATATCTGTATCAGGAAACACAGAGGGTGTGCTATGATTCTCCAGGTCAACTCAGAATCAAG AACAAAGAGGACAAATCACCTGGTGAGATGTTCACCAACATCCAACTTCTGGAAGTCACGAG GCTTGTTGGTCATGATGTGACATCATGCCAGGAGTTTGATGCAGTGAATGATTGCAACGGCAAGTTACGCAGAATCAAATCCAAAATCAAGTACAGAGAAGATGAACAG GACTGCTATGGAATAATTGAAATATGCGCACTCATCAATGACAAGGATCCAATATGCATTGTGCAGAAAATGGCAGAGGTAGATTCAACTAGTGACTTTCCACATTTCACAATTACTGATGAGCAATTAGCAATTTCCACAAGTATGATTTTAGGCTGTCCGTGCTTCGTGCACAAATGCACAACATTTTGTACAGTTAGGCCCCTGTATCATGATTTAATAAATTCAAACATAATGATTTTAAATACGTACTACCTCGGTAACTAA